In Saccharicrinis fermentans DSM 9555 = JCM 21142, a genomic segment contains:
- a CDS encoding RNA polymerase sigma-70 factor has translation MENSQKIHIRKIDFKLFFNQMFPSLCVFANRFVKDEEVAKDVVQDVFTVIWNSSIEFKSKKSMRTYFYLSTKNKCFDYLKQARIKSTSVSVEDSNIAEALLFSDYEIVNEIIREETYRLLKECIEQLPPKAKEILLLNLKGFSNQEIADHFGVSINTIKTQKLKSYRKLRELFGDQYALWLLIDLYKNYLS, from the coding sequence ATGGAAAATAGCCAAAAGATACATATTCGAAAAATTGACTTTAAGTTATTTTTTAATCAGATGTTTCCCAGTTTATGTGTGTTTGCCAATAGGTTTGTGAAGGATGAGGAGGTGGCCAAAGATGTGGTTCAAGATGTCTTTACTGTAATTTGGAATTCAAGTATCGAGTTTAAAAGTAAAAAGTCGATGCGTACCTATTTTTATCTTTCTACTAAAAATAAATGCTTTGATTATCTAAAACAGGCGAGAATTAAATCGACATCAGTCTCGGTTGAAGATAGCAATATAGCTGAAGCGCTTTTGTTTAGTGATTATGAGATTGTTAACGAAATTATTCGTGAAGAAACTTACCGACTGCTCAAAGAATGCATTGAACAATTACCACCTAAAGCCAAGGAAATATTATTACTCAACTTGAAAGGGTTTAGCAATCAGGAAATTGCTGATCATTTTGGTGTTTCCATAAATACCATTAAAACTCAAAAATTGAAATCTTACAGGAAGTTGCGTGAATTATTCGGAGATCAATATGCTTTATGGTTGCTTATTGATCTTTATAAAAATTATTTAAGCTAA
- a CDS encoding FecR family protein: protein MIEDKVNNSYRISYLISQFLNGNIEDDELKELQRWENLSSNNKKLVEELKDSECLEDRDHRIDRINLESEWLRFSNKVKYKRITLQKRVIRMAQYAAILLLPLSIVYLVFHMGTVKKSPASCAPCEITPGKHCAQLVLSNGKVLQLGSCKGSIKEQDGTIITTDSAIVFYKRNEDEKVEGLIYNEIRVVQGQEYHMRLADGTQVWINSMSSIKFPVHFSEGKREVEITGEVYFEVMPNKEKPFIVHTPIHDVRVLGTSFNISCYENDASVTTTLVEGKVLIENIPGELSPAQLTPNLQYNYHKSLHKASIEEVDAIAYAAWTKGYFQFENETLEQIFKKLERWYKIDVLYKSTSSRKEVFNGRLPRFENASTIMEMIEEVSNVKISLKDNLVVIE from the coding sequence ATGATAGAAGATAAGGTCAATAACAGTTATCGTATAAGTTATCTAATTTCTCAATTTCTGAATGGAAATATAGAGGACGATGAATTGAAGGAGTTGCAGCGTTGGGAAAATTTGAGCTCGAATAATAAGAAACTTGTTGAAGAATTAAAAGATAGCGAGTGTCTGGAAGATCGAGATCATAGAATAGATAGAATTAACCTGGAGAGTGAATGGCTCAGATTTTCAAATAAAGTAAAATACAAAAGAATCACTTTACAGAAGCGGGTAATAAGGATGGCTCAATATGCTGCGATATTATTATTACCATTATCGATTGTTTATTTGGTCTTTCATATGGGCACAGTCAAGAAATCTCCAGCTTCTTGTGCTCCCTGCGAAATTACCCCGGGTAAGCATTGTGCGCAATTGGTTTTAAGTAATGGGAAGGTGCTTCAATTAGGTTCATGTAAGGGGAGTATAAAAGAACAGGATGGAACTATTATTACAACCGACTCAGCCATTGTATTCTATAAAAGGAACGAGGATGAAAAAGTAGAGGGGTTGATTTATAATGAGATAAGGGTTGTGCAAGGGCAGGAATATCATATGAGATTGGCCGACGGTACTCAGGTTTGGATTAATTCCATGTCATCCATTAAATTTCCTGTTCATTTTAGTGAAGGCAAACGTGAAGTGGAAATAACGGGAGAGGTTTATTTTGAAGTAATGCCTAACAAAGAGAAACCATTTATTGTGCATACGCCCATTCATGATGTGAGAGTATTGGGCACTTCTTTCAATATAAGTTGTTACGAGAATGATGCTAGTGTTACTACGACTTTAGTCGAGGGAAAAGTGTTAATAGAAAATATACCAGGAGAGTTAAGTCCTGCACAATTAACGCCAAATCTACAGTATAATTATCACAAATCTTTACATAAGGCGAGTATTGAAGAAGTGGATGCTATAGCGTATGCAGCATGGACAAAGGGTTATTTTCAATTTGAAAATGAAACCTTGGAACAGATATTTAAGAAATTAGAGCGGTGGTACAAGATAGATGTCCTGTACAAAAGCACCAGTAGTCGCAAAGAGGTGTTTAATGGCCGTTTGCCAAGGTTTGAGAATGCATCTACCATTATGGAAATGATAGAAGAAGTGAGTAATGTAAAAATATCCCTAAAAGATAATTTGGTAGTGATTGAATAA
- a CDS encoding SusC/RagA family TonB-linked outer membrane protein → MKIQVVIMMFLSLQVSASVLSQKTVNLQLVDVTLKDCIAAIEEQTQLGFLYNGTDLEQVVGIDLNAKNRLVEEVLEEILYPEGYSFSIKNNVILIKKELESNAKIQLAKRFIIKGKVSDENGDPVPGVNVVCVRYSTGTISQGDGTYELSVPHLNVALEFTFIGFHKQTIEVDGRTVINVQMETEVSEVDEVVVTGIFNRHAESFTGAVVTVKSDNLQRVANSNVFESIKNLDPSLNIASDFDLGSDPNKMPEIQLRGTSTFPGDESGDLRGDYQDSPNQPLFILDGFESNTTTIFDLDMERVSSITVFKDAAAKAIYGSKAANGVVVIETKRPETGTIRATYSGNVNIQAPDLTSYNLTNAVEKLTVEKLAGDYEHSQIGGLLTKEALYNERMKSALEGDDTYWLAAPTQVGIGTKHAISVEVGEQKTKIMANLSYNDVKGVMKESGRQNIAGSLSVDYRHKSLMFRNIMSVNANNSEDSPYGSFSEYAKMNPYWAAYNEDGSIATGDDYSNPLYNATINTTLKDSYFEFRNNLYVEWTMAEGLRLTTRIGVTKKNSEAHQFYPANHTKFDDYSEVDYARKGSYQLNNGSLFNLAGDMNLQYSKVFNEKHFFMSNIGFNLSSKVNNEVVNYAEGFPSDRMNDITFALQYAEGKTPYGRESNVRDVGLLAVFGYAYDNRFLSDVTIRQSGSSLFGADNRWGTFYSLGLGWNMHRETFLENSTWLKQLKIRSSIGTTGNQNFDSYQSLSTYSYYLDRTYDGELGSYVKSLANENLKWQTKLDFNVGVDMRIARLSLAFDYYQSITENLITSLSIPYSTGYSTVLENIGKVKNEGFELALNWQVMRSKNGFLNLTFSGVTNTNTILGLSDAMKEFNKTQDELASQLNYGKPVVKYVEGGSMTSIWAVPSLGIDPATGREIYVKQDGTITYDWDALDQVVVGNSLPKYRGNIGVNGEYKGFGFSFTARFLGGSEMYNSTLVNKVENIDTEYNVDKRVFDGRWTTPGQNAPYKILGSYYDQDINAWVTNPKTNPTSRFVQARNELTISSATVYYEFKRKLVREIGMHDLKLSAYMNDIYTFSSIQIERGTSYPFARTISLSLRATF, encoded by the coding sequence ATGAAGATCCAGGTTGTTATAATGATGTTTTTAAGTTTGCAGGTATCTGCTTCTGTACTCAGTCAGAAAACAGTTAATTTACAGCTTGTAGACGTAACGCTTAAGGATTGTATTGCAGCCATTGAGGAACAAACACAATTGGGTTTTTTATATAATGGGACGGATTTGGAGCAAGTTGTAGGTATTGATCTGAATGCTAAGAACAGATTGGTGGAGGAAGTTTTGGAGGAGATATTGTATCCGGAAGGATATTCTTTTTCAATTAAAAACAATGTTATTTTAATTAAAAAAGAATTAGAATCAAATGCAAAGATTCAACTAGCTAAAAGGTTTATTATCAAAGGAAAAGTTAGTGATGAAAACGGGGATCCTGTACCCGGTGTTAATGTTGTTTGTGTAAGATATAGTACTGGTACTATATCGCAGGGAGATGGCACCTACGAATTAAGCGTTCCTCATTTAAATGTTGCACTGGAGTTTACCTTTATCGGTTTCCACAAACAGACCATTGAAGTTGATGGTCGTACTGTGATAAACGTGCAGATGGAAACGGAAGTTAGTGAAGTAGACGAGGTGGTTGTTACTGGTATTTTTAATCGGCATGCCGAAAGTTTCACTGGAGCGGTGGTAACTGTTAAGTCTGATAATTTACAAAGGGTTGCCAATTCGAATGTTTTTGAAAGTATAAAGAACTTAGATCCTTCTTTAAATATAGCATCTGATTTTGACCTTGGTTCTGACCCTAACAAAATGCCGGAAATACAATTAAGAGGAACCTCTACTTTTCCTGGTGATGAATCTGGTGATTTACGTGGAGATTATCAAGATTCTCCCAATCAACCGTTGTTTATTTTGGATGGCTTTGAATCGAATACGACAACGATTTTTGACTTAGATATGGAACGAGTGAGTAGTATTACTGTATTTAAGGATGCTGCGGCGAAAGCTATTTACGGATCAAAAGCTGCCAATGGAGTTGTGGTTATTGAAACGAAAAGACCAGAAACAGGTACCATAAGAGCCACTTACTCGGGTAATGTGAATATTCAAGCACCAGATTTAACATCTTATAACTTGACCAATGCGGTTGAAAAATTGACAGTTGAAAAATTGGCAGGTGATTATGAGCACTCTCAAATAGGAGGATTACTTACAAAAGAAGCCTTATACAATGAGCGCATGAAAAGTGCGCTCGAAGGAGATGATACTTATTGGTTGGCAGCACCAACTCAGGTGGGTATTGGAACTAAACACGCCATATCTGTGGAAGTAGGAGAACAGAAGACCAAGATCATGGCTAACCTATCTTATAATGATGTGAAAGGTGTTATGAAAGAATCCGGTAGGCAGAATATTGCGGGCTCTCTTAGTGTTGATTATCGACATAAAAGTTTAATGTTCAGAAATATTATGTCGGTAAATGCTAATAATAGTGAGGATTCCCCCTATGGCAGTTTTAGTGAGTATGCTAAAATGAATCCTTACTGGGCCGCTTATAATGAGGATGGATCTATAGCAACAGGTGACGATTATAGTAACCCGTTATACAATGCTACCATTAATACAACTTTGAAGGATTCTTATTTCGAATTTAGAAATAACTTATATGTTGAATGGACGATGGCCGAAGGCTTAAGGCTAACAACGCGTATAGGAGTCACGAAAAAAAACAGCGAAGCACACCAGTTTTACCCTGCTAACCATACTAAATTTGATGATTATTCCGAGGTGGATTATGCAAGAAAAGGTTCTTATCAATTAAATAATGGTAGCTTATTTAATTTAGCTGGAGATATGAACTTACAATATTCTAAGGTCTTTAATGAGAAGCATTTTTTTATGTCGAATATTGGTTTTAATCTAAGTTCAAAGGTGAATAATGAAGTTGTTAATTATGCAGAAGGATTTCCCAGTGATCGGATGAATGATATTACTTTTGCATTACAGTATGCAGAGGGTAAAACACCATATGGAAGGGAGAGTAATGTAAGAGATGTTGGTTTACTTGCTGTATTTGGTTATGCTTATGATAATCGCTTTTTGTCTGATGTAACCATTCGTCAAAGTGGTTCTTCATTGTTCGGAGCCGATAATAGATGGGGTACTTTTTATAGTCTTGGACTGGGGTGGAACATGCATAGGGAGACCTTTCTGGAAAATTCAACATGGCTAAAGCAACTGAAAATTAGATCTTCAATCGGCACCACCGGAAATCAGAATTTTGATAGTTACCAATCCTTGTCAACTTATAGTTACTATCTGGATCGTACCTATGATGGAGAGTTAGGCTCATACGTGAAAAGCTTGGCCAATGAAAATCTAAAATGGCAGACAAAACTTGATTTCAATGTAGGTGTTGATATGAGAATTGCTCGTTTATCATTGGCTTTTGATTATTATCAGTCGATCACTGAAAATTTGATTACCAGCTTATCTATACCATATTCAACTGGTTATTCAACTGTTTTAGAGAATATTGGAAAAGTAAAGAATGAGGGTTTTGAACTGGCATTGAATTGGCAAGTGATGCGAAGTAAAAATGGCTTTTTGAATTTGACTTTTTCAGGAGTAACCAATACCAATACTATTCTTGGATTGTCTGATGCTATGAAGGAGTTTAATAAAACACAAGATGAACTTGCCAGTCAGTTAAATTATGGAAAACCGGTGGTAAAGTACGTGGAGGGAGGATCGATGACATCCATATGGGCAGTTCCTTCCTTGGGTATCGATCCTGCAACAGGGCGCGAAATTTATGTAAAGCAGGATGGTACTATAACATATGATTGGGATGCTTTAGATCAGGTTGTTGTAGGTAATAGTCTTCCAAAATACCGAGGAAATATTGGAGTTAACGGTGAGTATAAAGGTTTTGGGTTTAGTTTTACAGCCCGCTTTCTTGGTGGTTCTGAAATGTATAATTCTACTTTGGTGAATAAGGTGGAGAATATTGATACGGAATATAATGTTGATAAGCGAGTATTTGATGGGAGATGGACAACTCCCGGACAAAATGCTCCATATAAGATTTTAGGAAGTTATTATGATCAAGATATAAATGCTTGGGTTACTAATCCTAAGACTAATCCTACAAGCCGATTTGTTCAGGCAAGAAATGAATTAACTATCTCATCTGCTACTGTGTACTACGAATTTAAGAGAAAATTAGTGAGAGAAATTGGTATGCACGACCTGAAACTATCAGCGTATATGAATGATATCTATACATTTTCTAGTATTCAAATAGAGAGAGGTACCAGCTATCCATTTGCCCGTACTATTTCTCTCTCTTTAAGAGCCACTTTTTAA
- a CDS encoding RagB/SusD family nutrient uptake outer membrane protein, giving the protein MMMKKHIIYFISILISTISLSCEDWLDVSPKAEVEASELFETEQGFEDALNGIYIGLSDSRTYGQNLSWYLLEFWAHQYDVSGGTLEELQNYDYQNSYSVSSISSIWLNQYNTISEINLLLESMDKYGGVLDTAVYNATKGEALALRALCHFDLLRLFGHGNLENRPELWERKTIPYVSSHSNEIAVQESYSKTFQLLEKDIEEALNYLNAEIIVQTHICHRAVLALQARVFLWQGKKAEALEVVEKLLPVINGGWADDAAGALFTGEHLFHLNVTKLFDYMELSYESHINGTVNYNQLVQTGDFVRDIYNMDEAGEGEGLSDRRYVKQHTFVTDEEWLTTKLQIDVDNDSPSEYMIPMLKIAEVYLIAIECYVSNGETQDLTKAIEYLNFLKEKRNIMPAYYISETGTQEEVETAILNEYRKEFIQEGQLFYFYKRKGLPYFPRQAGQPVYEMDDVKYVLPYPDIEFEFGRIQEI; this is encoded by the coding sequence ATGATGATGAAAAAGCATATTATATATTTTATTTCGATACTTATTTCGACTATCAGCCTCTCGTGTGAAGATTGGTTGGATGTGAGTCCTAAGGCAGAAGTTGAAGCTTCAGAATTATTTGAAACAGAGCAGGGGTTCGAAGATGCTTTAAATGGTATTTATATCGGATTGTCAGATTCAAGAACGTATGGTCAGAACCTAAGCTGGTATTTGTTAGAGTTTTGGGCGCATCAATATGATGTTTCAGGAGGAACTTTGGAGGAACTACAGAATTATGATTATCAAAACAGCTACTCAGTAAGTAGTATTAGTTCAATATGGCTAAACCAATATAATACTATTTCAGAAATAAACTTGTTACTTGAGTCAATGGATAAATATGGTGGCGTTTTAGATACTGCGGTTTATAATGCAACCAAAGGAGAGGCTTTGGCATTGCGGGCATTATGTCATTTTGATTTGTTGAGGTTATTTGGACATGGGAACCTTGAAAACAGACCTGAATTGTGGGAGCGGAAAACCATACCATATGTTAGCTCTCACTCAAATGAAATAGCTGTACAAGAGAGTTATAGCAAAACCTTTCAATTGCTCGAGAAGGATATTGAAGAGGCTCTGAACTATTTGAATGCAGAGATTATTGTCCAAACCCATATTTGTCACAGGGCTGTTTTAGCTCTTCAGGCAAGGGTTTTTCTATGGCAAGGTAAAAAAGCTGAGGCATTAGAAGTGGTAGAGAAGTTGCTGCCAGTTATAAATGGAGGTTGGGCTGATGATGCCGCCGGCGCACTTTTTACAGGAGAACACCTGTTTCATCTAAACGTGACAAAACTGTTTGATTATATGGAACTTTCTTATGAATCACATATAAATGGAACGGTTAATTATAATCAGTTAGTTCAAACAGGCGATTTTGTGAGAGATATTTACAATATGGATGAGGCAGGGGAAGGAGAGGGACTTTCGGATAGACGATATGTTAAGCAACATACTTTTGTAACCGATGAGGAGTGGCTTACCACAAAGCTTCAAATTGATGTAGATAATGACAGTCCTTCTGAATATATGATTCCAATGCTTAAGATTGCTGAGGTTTATCTGATTGCTATTGAGTGTTATGTATCCAATGGTGAAACACAGGATTTGACGAAAGCCATTGAGTATCTGAATTTTTTGAAAGAGAAAAGGAATATTATGCCTGCGTATTATATCTCAGAAACTGGTACTCAAGAAGAGGTAGAAACTGCTATTCTGAATGAATATCGTAAAGAATTTATACAGGAAGGACAACTCTTCTATTTTTATAAGCGAAAGGGATTGCCATATTTTCCAAGACAGGCGGGACAACCTGTATACGAGATGGATGATGTAAAGTATGTGCTTCCTTACCCAGATATCGAGTTTGAATTTGGAAGGATCCAGGAGATATAG
- a CDS encoding DUF4843 domain-containing protein, with protein sequence MKKIKYLLLLFFAIMLIAACEKISTQMYEEERAMVNFSGTLTQHSFAKTGNESDTVNIPFYINGMDVDYVRTVAFEVVQDSTTAIEGDGADYTIVSSEVLPNEFTGYLKVKVNKPDDDVRVYFRVRDNDYFTVGVATETDHDLLLTNNLTPPIDWNLLTGRGLWKTKYYLGTYSTAYYQFIIDVTGETEIPYPWAVPGYNNNEKWSSAESAAFKTKITAELRKYNESIAPDVLLHDDGPAVGLPVIVGTYYQFD encoded by the coding sequence ATGAAAAAGATAAAATATTTATTACTTCTTTTTTTCGCAATAATGCTGATTGCAGCCTGTGAAAAGATAAGTACACAAATGTATGAAGAAGAAAGAGCCATGGTTAATTTTAGTGGTACTCTAACTCAGCATTCCTTTGCAAAGACAGGAAATGAGAGTGATACCGTGAATATCCCGTTCTATATAAATGGGATGGATGTCGATTATGTTAGAACGGTTGCCTTTGAAGTTGTGCAGGATAGTACAACAGCCATTGAAGGGGATGGGGCAGATTACACGATTGTTTCATCTGAAGTGTTACCTAATGAATTTACGGGGTATTTAAAAGTGAAAGTAAACAAACCTGATGATGATGTTCGTGTTTATTTTAGAGTTCGCGATAATGATTATTTTACCGTTGGTGTTGCCACGGAAACAGATCACGACTTATTGTTAACTAATAATTTAACGCCTCCTATTGATTGGAATTTATTGACAGGTCGTGGACTCTGGAAGACAAAATATTATCTAGGTACTTATAGTACTGCCTATTATCAATTTATTATTGATGTGACCGGAGAAACGGAAATCCCATATCCGTGGGCTGTTCCAGGGTATAATAATAATGAGAAATGGAGCTCTGCTGAATCGGCAGCTTTTAAAACAAAGATTACCGCCGAATTAAGAAAATATAATGAGTCCATCGCTCCTGATGTTTTGCTGCATGATGATGGACCAGCAGTAGGCTTGCCAGTAATTGTAGGTACATATTATCAATTTGATTAA